A portion of the Ricinus communis isolate WT05 ecotype wild-type chromosome 10, ASM1957865v1, whole genome shotgun sequence genome contains these proteins:
- the LOC8283822 gene encoding 40S ribosomal protein S23, with protein MGKTRGMGAARKLKSHRRRQRWADKAYKKSHLGNEWKKPFAGSSHAKGIVLEKIGIEAKQPNSAIRKCARVQLIKNGKKIAAFVPNDGCLNYIEENDEVLIAGFGRKGHAVGDIPGVRFKVVKVSGVSLLALFKEKKEKPRS; from the exons ATGGG GAAGACACGTGGTATGGGAGCTGCCCGCAAACTGAAGTCCCACCGCAGAAGGCAAAGGTGGGCTGACAAGGCATACAAGAAATCTCACCTTGGTAATGAATGGAAGAAGCCATTTGCTGGTTCTTCCCATGCTAAAGGAATTGTCCTTGAAAAGAT AGGTATTGAGGCCAAGCAGCCTAACTCTGCTATCAGAAAGTGTGCTAGAGTTCAACTTATTAAAAATGGGAAGAAGATAGCTGCCTTTGTTCCCAATGATGGTTGCTTAAACTATATTGAAGAGAAT GATGAGGTTTTGATTGCTGGTTTTGGACGTAAGGGTCATGCTGTGGGAGATATTCCTGGTGTTAGATTTAAGGTTGTGAAGGTCTCTGGTGTCTCCCTTCTTGCCCTCTTCAaggagaagaaggaaaaacCAAGATCTTAA
- the LOC8283817 gene encoding LOW QUALITY PROTEIN: 60S ribosomal protein L2, mitochondrial (The sequence of the model RefSeq protein was modified relative to this genomic sequence to represent the inferred CDS: deleted 1 base in 1 codon), with product MVAPIIAQAWQAFKARPPTARLQRFYVGGFQPTMTKREAGIRKSTPAIKDVKGAPKKLTSHVGKTAGRNSAGRITIFHRGGGAKRLYRRIDMKRSTSSMGVIERIEYDPNRSSRIALVRWVEGAHLRFQKKCKAVEEEFVPPPKVLEPTTTTPCGLFSLASLSMEVDQRKIACSPSGLAAAYAVVGLQTGMPPGSKTIKGAESKKTCVRDVFLSAFSTSRAKRETAPFALSGSLNVPRIAVAGAKPSFFAPQIGEKDAGKSTFSLSEIQKLNPQSVLWANRSKRKAAVSWQSFRWQDALGFVGDANCNKSKPETDNVSFSEGDACKTI from the exons atg GTTGCACCAATCATAGCCCAGGCGTGGCAGGCGTTCAAGGCCAGACCACCAACAGCCAGGTTACAAAGATTTTATGTAGGTGGTTTTCAACCTACCATGACAAAGAGGGAAGCAGGAATCAG GAAAAGTACTCCAGCAATTAAGGATGTAAAAGGAGCCCCAAAAAAACTGACTTCACATGTAGGAAAGACTGCTGGTAGGAATTCTGCAGGGCGTATTACGATTTTTCACCGAGGAGGTGGAGCAAAGCGATTGTATCGAAGAATTGATATGAAACGAAGCACTTCATCTATGGGCGTCATAGAAAGGATAGAGTATGATCCAAATCGGTCCTCTCGGATTGCTCTAGTACGATGGGTTGAGGGCGCACACCTACGCTTCCAAAAGAAATGCAAGGCAGTTGAGGAGGAGTTTGTTCCACCACCAAAGGTTCTTGAACCCACTACAACCACTCCTTGTGGTCTGTTTTCATTGGCTTCCCTGTCTATGGAAGTGGATCAAAGAAAGATAGCTTGCTCCCCTTCTGGACTGGCAGCAGCTTATGCAGTTGTTGGTCTTCAAACTGGAATGCCTCCTGGGTCAAAGACTATTAAGGGTGCAGAAAGCAAAAAAACTTGTGTGAGGGATGTCTTCTTGTCTGCCTTCTCCACTTCAAGGGCCAAAAGAGAGACTGCACCCTTTGCCCTCAGTGGTTCTCTTAATGTTCCGAGGATAGCAGTGGCTGGGGCAAAGCCCTCCTTTTTTGCCCCTCAAATAGGAGAGAAAGATGCAGGAAAAAGCACATTCTCTCTTAGTGAGATCCAGAAATTGAACCCCCAGAGCGTCCTCTGGGCCAATAGGAGTAAACGTAAAGCAGCAGTTTCTTGGCAGAGTTTTAGGTGGCAAGACGCTTTGGGGTTTGTTGGAGACGCCAACTGCAATAAATCT AAGCCTGAAACTGATAATGTTAGCTTTTCTGAAGGTGATGCATGTAAAACCATCTAG
- the LOC8283821 gene encoding interactor of constitutive active ROPs 2, chloroplastic isoform X3, whose amino-acid sequence MQTPKARTSSSEVPQRKSPATPRTARQLKTPGSDSDSVSSPNPANRTPKDKSPKVTERRSPRSPAIEKKRPSRVSELESQLAQLQEDLKKAKDQLNTSESWKRRAHQEAEDTKKQLLTMSAKLEESEQQLMELSASEDARVQELRKISHDRDKAWQSELEAVQKQHSMDSAALASAMNEIQKLKGQLEMVMQSENTQTKHAESAHADLQGLRMELTETLSLVEKLKNELSDCRESEAQALELVSKTEKQLEIAKATAEMHRSEGSKAMEAYNSLSLELEQSKTQVKSLEELISKLKADLANTDGKLVNSTVDTGPPQESEENDGTNQLISELNSLKFELGQLRSALEASEARYQEEYIQSTLQIRSAYEQVEQVKLESRKRETELEAELKNAKSNIEELRAKLMDKETELQNISEENEGLNLKFEKNQPSERESELAIELKKLEHELADLKASLLDKEAELQNVTEENEILKMEIKKGEMERSEINDEAVSLAETAKAAEREALMKLGHLTEEVDKNSRKAARATEQLDAAQAANTEMEAELRRLKVQSDQWRKAAEAAAAMLSSGNNGKFVERTGSLENSYNTIAGAMGSPYSEDMEDDSPKKKNGNMLKKIGVLWKKGQK is encoded by the exons ATGCAGACTCCAAAAGCAAG AACTAGCTCTTCAGAAGTTCCTCAAAGAAAATCTCCTGCAACACCACGGACTGCACGCCAACTGAAGACACCAGGATCCGATTCTGACTCGGTCTCATCTCCAAATCCAGCAAATAGAACCCCAAAAGACAAAAGTCCTAAAGTCACTGAGCGTAGATCACCACGAAGTCCAGCAATCGAG AAAAAGCGCCCAAGCAGAGTATCTGAATTAGAGTCTCAGCTAGCTCAGCTCCAGGAGGATCTGAAGAAGGCAAAGGATCAGCTGAATACATCTGAGTCATGGAAGAGGCGAGCTCATCAGGAAGCTGAAGACACCAAGAAGCAGCTATTAACTATGTCAGCTAAGCTTGAGGAATCCGAACAGCAACTGATGGAACTTTCTGCTTCTGAGGACGCTCGGGTTCAAGAGCTCCGTAAAATATCCCATGATCGAGATAAAGCCTGGCAGTCTGAACTTGAGGCTGTCCAGAAGCAGCATTCCATGGACTCTGCGGCATTAGCTTCTGCCATGAATGAAATCCAGAAGCTCAAAGGTCAGCTGGAAATGGTAATGCAATCTGAAAATACACAAACAAAACATGCAGAGTCAGCACATGCCGATCTACAAGGCTTGAGAATGGAACTAACTGAAACTCTTTCCCTTGTTGAGAAACTGAAAAATGAGCTTAGTGATTGCAGGGAATCAGAAGCTCAAGCCCTGGAACTAGTAAGTAAAACTGAAAAGCAATTGGAAATAGCAAAGGCAACTGCAGAAATGCACCGGTCAGAAGGCAGCAAAGCCATGGAGGCTTACAACTCCTTGTCCTTAGAGCTTGAACAGTCAAAAACTCAAGTGAAGTCATTGGAGGAGCTTATTAGCAAACTGAAGGCAGATCTAGCTAATACTGATGGTAAATTGGTGAATTCTACAGTGGACACTGGACCTCCACAAGAGAGTGAAGAAAATGATGGAACAAATCAGCTTATTTCAGAACTCAACTCATTGAAATTTGAATTGGGTCAGTTGAGATCTGCACTGGAGGCATCTGAGGCCAGATACCAGGAAGAATACATTCAAAGCACATTGCAGATTAGAAGTGCTTATGAACAAGTTGAACAAGTAAAATTAGaatcaagaaaaagagagacTGAGTTGGAGGCTGAATTAAAGAATGCTAAGAGTAATATTGAAGAACTAAGGGCCAAGCTGATGGATAAGGAAACTGAATTGCAGAATATTTCAGAGGAGAATGAGGGTCTGAATTTGAAGTTTGAGAAAAATCAGCCTAGTGAAAGAGAATCTGAACTTGCAATAGAACTGAAGAAGTTAGAGCATGAATTGGCAGACTTGAAGGCAAGCCTGTTAGATAAGGAGGCGGAATTGCAGAATGTAACTGAAGAGAATGAGATACTCAAGATGGAAATCAAGAAGGGGGAGATGGAGAGGAGTGAAATCAATGATGAAGCTGTTTCCTTGGCAGAAACAGCAAAGGCTGCAGAGCGAGAGGCTCTGATGAAACTTGGTCATCTAACAGAAGAAGTAGATAAAAATAGCAGAAAAGCAGCACGAGCAACTGAGCAGCTGGATGCAGCCCAGGCAGCAAACACAGAAATGGAAGCTGAGTTGAGGAGGTTAAAGGTGCAATCAGACCAGTGGAGAAAGGCAGCTGAGGCAGCAGCTGCTATGCTTTCATCAGGGAACAATGGGAAATTTGTGGAAAGAACGGGTTCACTTGAAAACAGCTACAACACTATTGCTGGCGCTATGGGTTCACCTTATTCTGAAGACATGGAGGATGACTcgccaaagaagaaaaatgggAACATGTTGAAGAAGATCGGGGTCTTGTGGAAGAAGGGTCAGAAGTAG
- the LOC8283821 gene encoding interactor of constitutive active ROPs 2, chloroplastic isoform X2 — translation MQTPKASFASRTSSSEVPQRKSPATPRTARQLKTPGSDSDSVSSPNPANRTPKDKSPKVTERRSPRSPAIEKKRPSRVSELESQLAQLQEDLKKAKDQLNTSESWKRRAHQEAEDTKKQLLTMSAKLEESEQQLMELSASEDARVQELRKISHDRDKAWQSELEAVQKQHSMDSAALASAMNEIQKLKGQLEMVMQSENTQTKHAESAHADLQGLRMELTETLSLVEKLKNELSDCRESEAQALELVSKTEKQLEIAKATAEMHRSEGSKAMEAYNSLSLELEQSKTQVKSLEELISKLKADLANTDGKLVNSTVDTGPPQESEENDGTNQLISELNSLKFELGQLRSALEASEARYQEEYIQSTLQIRSAYEQVEQVKLESRKRETELEAELKNAKSNIEELRAKLMDKETELQNISEENEGLNLKFEKNQPSERESELAIELKKLEHELADLKASLLDKEAELQNVTEENEILKMEIKKGEMERSEINDEAVSLAETAKAAEREALMKLGHLTEEVDKNSRKAARATEQLDAAQAANTEMEAELRRLKVQSDQWRKAAEAAAAMLSSGNNGKFVERTGSLENSYNTIAGAMGSPYSEDMEDDSPKKKNGNMLKKIGVLWKKGQK, via the exons ATGCAGACTCCAAAAGCAAG CTTTGCAAGCAGAACTAGCTCTTCAGAAGTTCCTCAAAGAAAATCTCCTGCAACACCACGGACTGCACGCCAACTGAAGACACCAGGATCCGATTCTGACTCGGTCTCATCTCCAAATCCAGCAAATAGAACCCCAAAAGACAAAAGTCCTAAAGTCACTGAGCGTAGATCACCACGAAGTCCAGCAATCGAG AAAAAGCGCCCAAGCAGAGTATCTGAATTAGAGTCTCAGCTAGCTCAGCTCCAGGAGGATCTGAAGAAGGCAAAGGATCAGCTGAATACATCTGAGTCATGGAAGAGGCGAGCTCATCAGGAAGCTGAAGACACCAAGAAGCAGCTATTAACTATGTCAGCTAAGCTTGAGGAATCCGAACAGCAACTGATGGAACTTTCTGCTTCTGAGGACGCTCGGGTTCAAGAGCTCCGTAAAATATCCCATGATCGAGATAAAGCCTGGCAGTCTGAACTTGAGGCTGTCCAGAAGCAGCATTCCATGGACTCTGCGGCATTAGCTTCTGCCATGAATGAAATCCAGAAGCTCAAAGGTCAGCTGGAAATGGTAATGCAATCTGAAAATACACAAACAAAACATGCAGAGTCAGCACATGCCGATCTACAAGGCTTGAGAATGGAACTAACTGAAACTCTTTCCCTTGTTGAGAAACTGAAAAATGAGCTTAGTGATTGCAGGGAATCAGAAGCTCAAGCCCTGGAACTAGTAAGTAAAACTGAAAAGCAATTGGAAATAGCAAAGGCAACTGCAGAAATGCACCGGTCAGAAGGCAGCAAAGCCATGGAGGCTTACAACTCCTTGTCCTTAGAGCTTGAACAGTCAAAAACTCAAGTGAAGTCATTGGAGGAGCTTATTAGCAAACTGAAGGCAGATCTAGCTAATACTGATGGTAAATTGGTGAATTCTACAGTGGACACTGGACCTCCACAAGAGAGTGAAGAAAATGATGGAACAAATCAGCTTATTTCAGAACTCAACTCATTGAAATTTGAATTGGGTCAGTTGAGATCTGCACTGGAGGCATCTGAGGCCAGATACCAGGAAGAATACATTCAAAGCACATTGCAGATTAGAAGTGCTTATGAACAAGTTGAACAAGTAAAATTAGaatcaagaaaaagagagacTGAGTTGGAGGCTGAATTAAAGAATGCTAAGAGTAATATTGAAGAACTAAGGGCCAAGCTGATGGATAAGGAAACTGAATTGCAGAATATTTCAGAGGAGAATGAGGGTCTGAATTTGAAGTTTGAGAAAAATCAGCCTAGTGAAAGAGAATCTGAACTTGCAATAGAACTGAAGAAGTTAGAGCATGAATTGGCAGACTTGAAGGCAAGCCTGTTAGATAAGGAGGCGGAATTGCAGAATGTAACTGAAGAGAATGAGATACTCAAGATGGAAATCAAGAAGGGGGAGATGGAGAGGAGTGAAATCAATGATGAAGCTGTTTCCTTGGCAGAAACAGCAAAGGCTGCAGAGCGAGAGGCTCTGATGAAACTTGGTCATCTAACAGAAGAAGTAGATAAAAATAGCAGAAAAGCAGCACGAGCAACTGAGCAGCTGGATGCAGCCCAGGCAGCAAACACAGAAATGGAAGCTGAGTTGAGGAGGTTAAAGGTGCAATCAGACCAGTGGAGAAAGGCAGCTGAGGCAGCAGCTGCTATGCTTTCATCAGGGAACAATGGGAAATTTGTGGAAAGAACGGGTTCACTTGAAAACAGCTACAACACTATTGCTGGCGCTATGGGTTCACCTTATTCTGAAGACATGGAGGATGACTcgccaaagaagaaaaatgggAACATGTTGAAGAAGATCGGGGTCTTGTGGAAGAAGGGTCAGAAGTAG
- the LOC8283819 gene encoding uncharacterized protein LOC8283819, translating into MAEVRGGNTWTEELASLVEDTGMIYSTSFSAAAGESIGISTPAALLKEPEITETESIKEQVTGFMKAWGEMVLDLGKGCKDIVQQSLVTEDSFIVQKVGKPMAKVSDRFKFLNEFLPEDRDPAHAWPVIFFVSILALAALSVNSPHDSSVGPAKRMRIYPPTANRILLPDGRHMAYHDTGVPADRARFSIIAPHAFLSSRLAGIPGVKPSLLEEYGVRLVTYDLPGFGESDPHSTRNLNSSALDMLFLANAVGLRGKFWVLSHSSGSMHAWAALRYIPDRIAGAAMIAPVINPYEQHMTKEEKRRTWERWSSRRKLMYFLARKFPSFLSSFYCRSFLSGFHGRIDNWMSQSLGRKDEILIEESTFEEFWHRDVEESIRQGTTKPFIEEAVLQVSNWGFSLADLRVQKKCKRKSILLWLRSMYSQAECELAGFLGPIHIWQGMDDPVAPPSMTDYISRVLPGAVLHKLPNEGHFSFFYLCDECHRKIFSTLFGDALGPLDQMVETDETSIEGAIEEASSISDSATGDI; encoded by the exons ATGGCGGAGGTGAGGGGAGGTAACACGTGGACAGAGGAGCTAGCTAGTTTAGTGGAGGACACTGGCATGATATACTCTACCTCCTTCTCCGCCGCAGCCGGAGAGTCAATCGGAATATCAACGCCGGCGGCCTTACTCAAGGAACCGGAAATTACGGAAACGGAGAGTATAAAGGAGCAGGTGACGGGGTTTATGAAAGCGTGGGGAGAGATGGTATTAGATTTAGGGAAAGGATGTAAAGACATAGTGCAGCAGAGTTTGGTGACTGAAGATTCGTTTATAGTTCAAAAAGTGGGAAAGCCAATGGCTAAAGTGTCTGATCGATTTAAGTTTTTGAATGAGTTTTTGCCTGAGGATCGTGATCCTGCTCATGCTTGGCCtgtcattttctttgtttctatACTTGCTCTTGCTG CACTAAGTGTAAATAGCCCACATGATAGCTCAGTCGGACCAGCGAAGAGAATGCGAATATATCCTCCAACTGCTAATCGCATACTGCTTCCAGATGGTAGACACATGGCTTATCATGACACTGGTGTTCCTGCAGACAGAGCTAGATTTTCCATTATTGCTCCCcatgcttttctttcttctcggCTTGCAG GTATTCCTGGAGTTAAACCATCTCTGCTTGAAGAGTATGGTGTTCGCTTGGTCACATATGACCTTCCTGGTTTTGGAGAGAGTGATCCTCACTCCACCAGAAATCTCAACTCGTCTGCGCTAGATATGCTCTTCCTAGCAAATGCTGTTGGTCTTAGGGGCAAGTTTTGGGTGCTCAGTCACTCAAGTGGAAGCATGCATGCTTGGGCTGCTCTGAGATACATTCCAGACAGAATTGCTG GTGCTGCTATGATTGCCCCAGTAATTAATCCATATGAGCAGCACATGACcaaggaagagaagagaagaacTTGGGAACGGTGGTCATCAAGAAGGAAATTGATGTACTTCCTAGCTCGGAAATTTCCAagttttctctcttctttttattgcCGAAGCTTCCTTTCCGGTTTTCATGGTCGAATAGATAACTGGATGTCTCAGTCACTTGGGAGGAAG GATGAGATTCTGATTGAGGAGTCAACATTTGAGGAATTTTGGCATAGGGATGTGGAAGAGTCGATCCGCCAAGGAACTACAAAACCATTCATTGAGGAAGCTGTACTGCAAGTGTCAAACTGGGGTTTCAGCTTGGCAGATCTTCGGGTGCAGAAGAAGTGTAAGAGGAAAAGCATTCTTCTTTGGCTCAGATCCATGTACAGTCAGGCAGAGTGTGAATTGGCTGGATTTCTTGGCCCAATACACATATGGCAG GGGATGGATGACCCAGTAGCGCCACCATCAATGACTGACTACATAAGCCGAGTTCTACCTGGTGCCGTGTTGCATAAGCTTCCAAATGAAGGacacttttcctttttctatctTTGTGATGAATGTCATAGAAAGATATTCTCTACTCTTTTTGGAGATGCCCTAGGTCCTCTTGACCAGATGGTGGAAACAGATGAAACTTCAATAGAAGGAGCGATTGAAGAAGCATCATCCATCAGTGATTCTGCCACAGGTGACATTTGA
- the LOC125371298 gene encoding mitochondrial import inner membrane translocase subunit TIM14-2, translated as MVAPIIAGAAVAAAAYAGRYSIQAWQAFKARPPTARLRKFYEGGFQPTMTKREAALILGIRESTPMDKVKEAHRRMMVANHPDAGGSHYLASKINEAKDLLLGKVKGGGSAF; from the exons ATG GTTGCACCAATTATAGCAGGCGCTGCTGTAGCTGCTGCTGCCTATGCTGGCAGATACAGCATCCAGGCCTGGCAGGCGTTCAAGGCCAGACCACCAACAGCCAGGCTACGAAAATTTTATGAAGGTGGTTTTCAACCTACTATGACAAAGAGGGAAGCAGCTCTAATACTTGGAATCAG aGAGAGCACTCCAATGGATAAGGTTAAGGAAGCCCATCGGAGAATGATGGTTGCAAACCACCCAGATGCAGGTGGTAGCCATTACCTCGCTTCTAAAATAAATGAGGCGAAGGATCTCTTGCTTGGAAAAGTAAAGGGTGGGGGGTCTGCATTTTGA
- the LOC8283821 gene encoding interactor of constitutive active ROPs 2, chloroplastic isoform X1, translating to MSNCRSFSFASRTSSSEVPQRKSPATPRTARQLKTPGSDSDSVSSPNPANRTPKDKSPKVTERRSPRSPAIEKKRPSRVSELESQLAQLQEDLKKAKDQLNTSESWKRRAHQEAEDTKKQLLTMSAKLEESEQQLMELSASEDARVQELRKISHDRDKAWQSELEAVQKQHSMDSAALASAMNEIQKLKGQLEMVMQSENTQTKHAESAHADLQGLRMELTETLSLVEKLKNELSDCRESEAQALELVSKTEKQLEIAKATAEMHRSEGSKAMEAYNSLSLELEQSKTQVKSLEELISKLKADLANTDGKLVNSTVDTGPPQESEENDGTNQLISELNSLKFELGQLRSALEASEARYQEEYIQSTLQIRSAYEQVEQVKLESRKRETELEAELKNAKSNIEELRAKLMDKETELQNISEENEGLNLKFEKNQPSERESELAIELKKLEHELADLKASLLDKEAELQNVTEENEILKMEIKKGEMERSEINDEAVSLAETAKAAEREALMKLGHLTEEVDKNSRKAARATEQLDAAQAANTEMEAELRRLKVQSDQWRKAAEAAAAMLSSGNNGKFVERTGSLENSYNTIAGAMGSPYSEDMEDDSPKKKNGNMLKKIGVLWKKGQK from the exons ATGTCTAACTGTCGTTCCTTCAGCTTTGCAAGCAGAACTAGCTCTTCAGAAGTTCCTCAAAGAAAATCTCCTGCAACACCACGGACTGCACGCCAACTGAAGACACCAGGATCCGATTCTGACTCGGTCTCATCTCCAAATCCAGCAAATAGAACCCCAAAAGACAAAAGTCCTAAAGTCACTGAGCGTAGATCACCACGAAGTCCAGCAATCGAG AAAAAGCGCCCAAGCAGAGTATCTGAATTAGAGTCTCAGCTAGCTCAGCTCCAGGAGGATCTGAAGAAGGCAAAGGATCAGCTGAATACATCTGAGTCATGGAAGAGGCGAGCTCATCAGGAAGCTGAAGACACCAAGAAGCAGCTATTAACTATGTCAGCTAAGCTTGAGGAATCCGAACAGCAACTGATGGAACTTTCTGCTTCTGAGGACGCTCGGGTTCAAGAGCTCCGTAAAATATCCCATGATCGAGATAAAGCCTGGCAGTCTGAACTTGAGGCTGTCCAGAAGCAGCATTCCATGGACTCTGCGGCATTAGCTTCTGCCATGAATGAAATCCAGAAGCTCAAAGGTCAGCTGGAAATGGTAATGCAATCTGAAAATACACAAACAAAACATGCAGAGTCAGCACATGCCGATCTACAAGGCTTGAGAATGGAACTAACTGAAACTCTTTCCCTTGTTGAGAAACTGAAAAATGAGCTTAGTGATTGCAGGGAATCAGAAGCTCAAGCCCTGGAACTAGTAAGTAAAACTGAAAAGCAATTGGAAATAGCAAAGGCAACTGCAGAAATGCACCGGTCAGAAGGCAGCAAAGCCATGGAGGCTTACAACTCCTTGTCCTTAGAGCTTGAACAGTCAAAAACTCAAGTGAAGTCATTGGAGGAGCTTATTAGCAAACTGAAGGCAGATCTAGCTAATACTGATGGTAAATTGGTGAATTCTACAGTGGACACTGGACCTCCACAAGAGAGTGAAGAAAATGATGGAACAAATCAGCTTATTTCAGAACTCAACTCATTGAAATTTGAATTGGGTCAGTTGAGATCTGCACTGGAGGCATCTGAGGCCAGATACCAGGAAGAATACATTCAAAGCACATTGCAGATTAGAAGTGCTTATGAACAAGTTGAACAAGTAAAATTAGaatcaagaaaaagagagacTGAGTTGGAGGCTGAATTAAAGAATGCTAAGAGTAATATTGAAGAACTAAGGGCCAAGCTGATGGATAAGGAAACTGAATTGCAGAATATTTCAGAGGAGAATGAGGGTCTGAATTTGAAGTTTGAGAAAAATCAGCCTAGTGAAAGAGAATCTGAACTTGCAATAGAACTGAAGAAGTTAGAGCATGAATTGGCAGACTTGAAGGCAAGCCTGTTAGATAAGGAGGCGGAATTGCAGAATGTAACTGAAGAGAATGAGATACTCAAGATGGAAATCAAGAAGGGGGAGATGGAGAGGAGTGAAATCAATGATGAAGCTGTTTCCTTGGCAGAAACAGCAAAGGCTGCAGAGCGAGAGGCTCTGATGAAACTTGGTCATCTAACAGAAGAAGTAGATAAAAATAGCAGAAAAGCAGCACGAGCAACTGAGCAGCTGGATGCAGCCCAGGCAGCAAACACAGAAATGGAAGCTGAGTTGAGGAGGTTAAAGGTGCAATCAGACCAGTGGAGAAAGGCAGCTGAGGCAGCAGCTGCTATGCTTTCATCAGGGAACAATGGGAAATTTGTGGAAAGAACGGGTTCACTTGAAAACAGCTACAACACTATTGCTGGCGCTATGGGTTCACCTTATTCTGAAGACATGGAGGATGACTcgccaaagaagaaaaatgggAACATGTTGAAGAAGATCGGGGTCTTGTGGAAGAAGGGTCAGAAGTAG